The following proteins are co-located in the Pyricularia oryzae 70-15 chromosome 1, whole genome shotgun sequence genome:
- a CDS encoding carbonate dehydratase encodes MATPNQQNLAEKNEEYAKSFTQGHLELPPAKKYLVLTCMDARIDPAAAFGIDLGDAHVIRNAGASARDGLRSVVISQLLLGTREVLLLKHTGCGMLTFTGEQAHALVRSRYGADAAAELAGLDFLEFPDLEQAVRDDVAFLKNSKAVPDHVAVSGWVYEVETGRARRVD; translated from the exons ATGGCAACTCCGAACCAGCAGAACCTGGCAGAAAAGAACGAGGAGTATGCCAAGAGCTTCACTCAGGGGCATCTTGAGCTTCCTCCTGCAAAAAAATATCTGGTTT TAACCTGCATGGACGCCCGCATCGACCCAGCCGCGGCCTTTGGCATCGACCTCGGCGACGCCCACGTGATCCGCAACGCCGGCGCCAGCGCGCGCGACGGCCTGCGGTCCGTCGTCATCTcgcagctgctgctgggcaCGCGCGAGGTCCTGCTGCTCAAGCACACGGGCTGCGGCATGCTGACCTTTACGGGCGAGCAAGCGCACGCCCTGGTCCGGAGCCGCTACGGCGCCGATGCGGCCGCCGAGCTGGCCGGGCTCGACTTTCTCGAGTTTCCGGACCTCGAGCAGGCCGTCAGGGACGATGTCGCTTTTCTCAAGAACTCAAAGGCCGTGCCCGATCATGTTGCCGTCAGCGGGTGGGTTTATGAGGTCGAGACGGGTAGGGCGAGGAGGGTTGACTAA
- a CDS encoding F-box domain-containing protein codes for MDPTTDKGKQRAHADESFSTQPPLDSEPDASAATEQAPRVKLWGGMDAADENTLHSLPSVPKVDIRANRAVQGVQDYYPSQVYSSSSMNYRSNDRHLLQLPAELLDNILTYLSPLDLAAVSGTCHALHTRANSNYLWQAIVQDHVPGETITSPYPCNTFRDLWIAHDPRWFLPKYKIWFSGQDFMGKLILVRYDQRRGCIEGYQLLATRTRVEYQHWNDDKEIIIHNFEPQVKLHLDKPALQLRCEGNTSRDWQWHDEAGSDKNAWRRDFGNISVLRPNSSSPPPKPNRFASEVPMITPEYGRNSDGIFSNFMHARPLPEAQAAQAAKTSFPYGDLWPPPAVPARHRVAANNFFRATNRRFSGTVVGQRPRRRAEVSDQSFRIRSWREMRPALAAVLGLTGVTNGGARRMVSDELALLFPPGAGPSASTDGGDNGNNNENGVNDDGQAAEARAANADIISLPFGPHIDEQLTTYSTLDPALYTPTPEAPWRGIWVGDYSGHGCEFLLLNQIITGTEEHDLTREEGLTDEEFEAKKEEARKYRGRLEAIKLTGDANVPRGEPTFVAEDLGPGGFVTVIEEKPFTGCRVVRSKGHVAQSGFNLDKYIESQLIMISHDRLAQYWVDFGHISYFERVDIDRFLKVT; via the exons ATGGATCCCACTACAGACAAAGGGAAACAACGAGCACATGCAGATGAGTCGTTCTCAACACAGCCGCCACTAGACTCAGAACCAGATGCATCTGCCGCAACGGAACAAGCCCCAAGAGTTAAGCTCTGGGGAGGCATGGACGCCGCGGACGAGAACACACTGCACAGTCTACCCTCTGTCCCAAAAGTCGACATTCGAGCCAACCGGGCCGTGCAAGGCGTTCAAGACTATTATCCCAGCCAGGTCTACTCGTCATCATCAATGA ACTACCGATCCAATGACCGCCACCTGCTGCAGCTCCCTGCAGAGCTTCTAGATAACATCCTCACCTACCTCTCCCCGTTGGATCTCGCCGCAGTCAGCGGGACCTGCCATGCCCTCCACACCCGCGCCAACTCCAACTACCTCTGGCAAGCCATCGTACAGGATCATGTTCCCGGCGAGACCATTACGTCTCCATATCCGTGCAACACATTCCGCGATCTATGGATCGCCCACGATCCACGCTGGTTCCTTCCAAAATACAAGATATGGTTCTCGGGGCAGGATTTTATGGGGAAGCTGATCCTCGTTCGGTACGACCAGCGCAGGGGCTGCATTGAGGGCTACCAGCTGCTGGCCACGCGGACGAGGGTGGAATATCAACATTGGAACGACGACAAGGAGATCATAATACACAACTTTGAGCCCCAGGTGAAGCTGCATCTGGACAAGCCCGCCCTGCAATTGCGGTGCGAGGGCAACACGAGCCGGGATTGGCAGTGGCACGACGAGGCGGGGAGCGACAAGAACGCCTGGAGGCGCGACTTTGGAAACATCAGCGTCTTGCGCCCAAACTCGTCCTCCCCACCGCCCAAGCCGAACCGCTTCGCATCCGAGGTGCCTATGATAACGCCAGAGTACGGCAGAAACTCGGACGGGATTTTTAGCAACTTTATGCATGCCCGCCCGCTGCCCGAGGCCCAGGCCGCGCAGGCCGCTAAGACGTCGTTCCCTTACGGCGACCTGTGGCCCCCGCCGGCCGTGCCGGCGCGTCACCGCGTGGCGGCCAACAACTTCTTCCGCGCGACGAACCGCCGCTTCTCGGGCACCGTGGTGGGCCAGCGGCCCCGCAGGCGCGCGGAGGTGTCGGATCAGAGCTTCCGCATCAGGAGCTGGCGCGAGATGAGGCCTGCGCTGGCCGCCGTGCTAGGGTTGACCGGCGTGACGAACGGGGGCGCGAGGAGGATGGTCTCCGACGAGTTGGCACTGTTGTTCCCTCCTGGAGCTGGGCCGAGTGCAAGCACGGATGGCGGTGACAATGGCAACAACAACGAGAATGGGGTTAATGACGATGGACAGGCGGCCGAGGCAAGGGCGGCGAATGCCGACATAATCAGTTTGCCGTTTGGTCCACACATTGATGAGCAGCTGACGACTTACTCCACCCTCGACCCGGCCCTGTATACGCCGACACCCGAGGCGCCATGGCGGGGTATCTGGGTCGGCGACTACAGCGGGCACGGGTGCGAGTTCCTGCTCCTGAACCAAATCATCACAGGCACCGAGGAGCACGATTTGACTAGGGAGGAAGGGCTTACGGACGAGGAGTttgaggccaagaaggaagAAGCCAGAAAGTACAGGGGCAGGCTAGAAGCCATCAAGCTCACGGGCGATGCAAACGTGCCCCGCGGGGAGCCTACGTTCGTCGCAGAGGATCTGGGTCCTGGCGGCTTCGTCACGGTGATTGAGGAAAAGCCGTTTACGGGCTGTCGAGTCGTCAGAAGTAAGGGGCACGTGGCACAGTCGGGATTTAATCTTG ACAAGTATATCGAGTCTCAGCTCATCATGATTTCACACGACCGGCTGGCACAGTACTGGGTTGACTTTGGACACATTAGCTATTTTGAGAGAGTCGACATTGATCGATTCCTCAAGGTTACCTGA
- a CDS encoding DNA damage response protein RcaA yields MWLLENEGDVFQGRQIWLRPGKKYLLGRGKGDSSSEAGDTIIVADKTISRKHATIEIDAVPEGHGELRASRSKVTIEDLKTKIGTVVNGKQIKGQSFVLSQASNSFKLGHFAKVFRLNWKPVVLTFNFSSREERADPWSKLRESLEQLDIKFISDFDVQHTTHVVHKKRNTPRGLQALINGRYIVTDSFIERIKDATTTGDDGTPSLLEQDFSANWPNPLDHLPPRGDEPSMRPVETYEPDPRRKEIFEGYTFIFYDQTQYENLMPMITNGKGKAMIREVTPFETQPDEFIRYVKEVAGEKGLGEFEDGSEGRGVVVVRFAPKKEGDLRTWFWNFGTEVMKRLDHRMIEASEFLDAILAVQPGMLRRPLEFETTPAETPVEIAPPARATRTTRARTSQTAAAEAATASRQVQQPIADGEGVQAATETRRSPTPPLQMTPPRATRRKGRFRGFDTSDDDEKPPPPEPEPSAPQEEYSQPMFVSQVYESQEPNLVDTMRGTRSTRSGRKRAHSPTPLDEDEEMVDSAPPTTTTNKRRRVEPTQISTSRLRQAVIPESDDDDDAAAIPESPVAAPAPATGPAAEKPTVKTRRGAIDTDVLDAARQRLAETEAKVKKEEERYKVPDDGYSVEQLAEIRKLTLVDEMPVRNPGSGGRTREQDIADGRWDPRWNGRQNFKRFRKATPGGDRAGPRAPVQRILVGYVEEKNKVYGIGDEYWLEDTVTLARKKSQSQGQGSASSATMGGVTTSPVSAQTSNRRAAKGLDSSDDEDDDDLMEMGSRRVEPEEEEQEETVLPRTRKGKAAEKAVSQRSQRQTQTQTATSTAVSSTTQSQRTTRAASGKRAAATSIPNPRPAKKVARAKQIEASDSDDDDDDGGGRFRFGRR; encoded by the exons ATGTGGCTTCTTGAGAATGAAGGCGACGTCTTCCAGG GCCGTCAGATATGGCTGCGGCCTGGAAAGAAGTACCTCCTGGGTCGTGGTAAAGGGGACAGCAGCAGTGAAG CTGGCGACACAATAATTGTTGCCGACAAGACTATCTCAAGAAAACATGCCACTATTGAAATTGATGCGGTTCCTGAAGGCCATGGT GAACTTCGGGCCAGCAGGTCCAAGGTTACCATTGAGGATCTCAAAACCAAAATCGGAACTGTGGTCAACGGGAAGCAGATCAAGGGACAGAGCTTTGTTCTGTCACAAGCCTCCAACTCGTTCAAACTCGGCCACTTTGCTAAGGTTTTTCG GCTGAATTGGAAACCGGTGGTCCTGACCTTCAACTTCAGCAGTCGTGAGGAGCGGGCCGACCCCTGGTCCAAGCTAAGGGAAAGCCTGGAACAGCTCGACATCAAATTCATATCCGACTTTGATGTACAGCACACGACCCACGTCGTTCACAAAAAGCGCAATACTCCACGCGGTCTTCAGGCGCTAATCAATGGCCGCTACATCGTCACCGACTCTTTCATTGAGCGAATCAAGGATGCTACCACCACAGGGGACGATGGCACGCCTAGCCTGCTAGAGCAAGATTTCAGCGCCAATTGGCCCAACCCCCTAGATCATCTTCCTCCCCGTGGTGATGAGCCAAGCATGCGACCAGTGGAAACCTACGAGCCTGACCCGCGAAGAAAGGAAATCTTCGAGGGTTACACATTCATATTTTACGACCAGACTCAGTACGAAAACCTAATGCCCATGATCACGAATGGAAAGGGTAAAGCTATGATACGTGAGGTTACTCCGTTCGAAACGCAGCCAGACGAATTCATTCGCTATGTCAAGGAAGTGGCAGGAGAGAAGGGTCTGGGTGAGTTCGAGGACGGTAGCGAGGGGAGAGGTGTGGTTGTCGTACGCTTCGCACCGAAAAAGGAGGGCGATTTGCGCacgtggttttggaactTTGGCACCGAGGTGATGAAACGACTTGACCATCGCATGATCGAGGCGAGTGAGTTCCTGGATGCCATCCTGGCGGTTCAGCCTGGGATGCTGAGACGACCGCTTGAGTTCGAAACCACGCCTGCCGAGACACCTGTCGAGATAGCGCCACCGGCGCGGGCAACACGGACGACAAGGGCCCGAACCTCTcagactgctgctgccgaaGCCGCCACTGCGAGCAGACAGGTCCAGCAGCCGATTGCAGATGGTGAAGGCGTGCAAGCTGCGACCGAGACTAGACGGAGCCCAACTCCTCCTCTACAGATGACACCACCTCGAGCTACAAGGAGGAAGGGCAGGTTCCGAGGCTTTGACACTAGCGATGATGACGAGAAGCCACCGCCCCCTGAACCCGAACCGTCAGCGCCGCAAGAGGAATACTCTCAACCAATGTTCGTCTCACAAGTCTACGAGTCTCAAGAGCCAAACTTGGTTGACACCATGCGTGGCACCCGCTCGACAAGATCGGGCCGCAAGCGTGCGCATTCACCGACACCACTTGATGAAGACGAAGAAATGGTAGACTCTGCGCCACCTACAACGACAACAAATAAACGCCGCCGGGTCGAGCCAACGCAGATTTCAACATCAAGGTTGAGACAAGCAGTGATACCCGAaagcgatgacgatgacgacgcagCTGCTATACCCGAATCgcccgtggcggcgcccgcaCCTGCGACTGGGCCGGCGGCAGAAAAGCCAACGGTCAAGACTCGCAGAGGCGCCATAGATACCGATGTGCTCGACGCGGCAAGGCAGCGCCTGGCTGAGACGGAAGCCAAGGTCAAGAAGGAGGAAGAGCGCTACAAGGTGCCCGATGACGGCTACTCGGTCGAGCAGTTGGCTGAAATTCGAAAGCTCACCTTGGTTGACGAGATGCCGGTCCGGAACCCTGGATCGGGCGGGCGCACGCGCGAGCAGGATATTGCCGACGGCCGCTGGGACCCGCGTTGGAACGGGAGGCAAAACTTCAAGCGATTTCGCAAGGCTACGCCTGGCGGCGACAGGGCAGGGCCTCGGGCGCCGGTGCAGAGGATTCTTGTCGGATACGTCGAGGAGAAGAACAAGGTGTACGGCATCGGGGATGAATATTGGCTAGAAGACACTGTCACTTTGGCACGGAAGAAATCGCAGAGCCAAGGACAGGGGAGTGCCAGCAGTGCGACTATGGGTGGGGTAACGACGAGTCCCGTGTCTGCTCAGACGAGTAACAGACGAGCAGCCAAGGGCCTTGACAGTAGtgatgacgaggacgacgatgatcTAATGGAGATGGGCAGCAGACGAGTCGAGCCCGAGGAAGAAGAGCAAGAGGAAACGGTTCTGCCACGCACGAGGAAGGGCAAGGCGGCTGAGAAGGCCGTCTCTCAACGTTCGCAGCGGCAGACGCAGACGCAAACCGCAACCTCAACAGCAGTATCAAGTACGACTCAGTCGCAACGGACGACGAGAGCAGCTTCAGGGAAGCGAGCGGCTGCAACCTCGATACCAAATCCCCGGCCGGCGAAGAAGGTGGCGCGTGCGAAACAAATCGAAGCTAGTGATagcgatgatgatgatgacgatggcgGTGGAAGGTTTCGGTTTGGCCGGAGGTAG
- a CDS encoding squalene synthase → MGTVKNIAYYAFHPVELRAIIQWKIWHEPVHTRNPSKERPTETECFKYLDLTSRSFAAVIKELNPELLMPVCIFYLALRGLDTIEDDMTIPNDKKIPLLRNFADFMDQDGWTFNENGPNERDRELLVHFDQVITELKLVKKPYYEIIRDITVKMGNGMADYVLKTENTTNCINTVEEYEMYCHYVAGLVGEGLTRLFVVAELANPKLLERMDLAESMGQFLQKTNIIRDVHEDYIDKRSWWPRSVWSKYAKEYDDLFKPENRQQAVYCCSELVLNALKNVEDCLYYMAGMREQSVFNFVAIPQTMAIATLELVFQNPKIFERNVKITKGDACRIMLRSTQNLRLVTDLFKEYTRKIHQKNDPRDPNYAAISAQCGKIEQFIETIFPSQDPKVLEMAQKDVKMSEKPGMDTSEAVVLILAVIAMFVFSGGLMVGLAWLMGAQFNNFFSSIDAGMKPSPLPSGHQEL, encoded by the exons ATGGGTACCGTGAAGAACATTGCATACTATGCATTCCACCCGGTTGAGCTCCGGGCAATTATCCAGTG GAAGATATGGCACGAGCCTGTTCACACCCGCAACCCCAGCAAAGAGCGCCCCACAGAGACGGAATGCTTCAAGTATCTCGATTTGACATCCCGCAGCTTCGCGGCCGTCATCAAGGAGTTGAACCCGGAGCTCCTGATGCCAGTTTGCATCTTTTACCTTGCCCTGCGCGGCCTTGACACCATCGAAGATGACATGACCATCCCGAACGACAAGAAGATCCCGCTGCTTCGCAACTTTGCCGACTTTATGGACCAGGATGGCTGGACCTTCAACGAGAACGGCCCCAACGAGAGGGATCGCGAACTCCTTGTGCACTTTGACCAAGTCATCACAGAGCTCAAGCTCGTCAAGAAGCCCTACTACGAAATCATCCGCGACATCACGGTCAAGATGGGTAACGGCATGGCCGACTATGTCCTCAAGACGGAGAACACGACCAACTGCATCAACACGGTCGAGGAGTACGAAATGTATTGCCACTATGTCGCGGGTCTTGTCGGCGAGGGTCTCACCCGGCTGTTCGTCGtcgccgagctggccaacCCCAAGCTCCTCGAGCGAATGGACCTTGCCGAGTCCATGGGGCAGTTCCTGCAAAAGACAAACATCATCCGAGACGTACACGAGGACTATATCGACAAGCGCAGTTGGTGGCCTCGCTCGGTCTGGAGCAAGTACGCCAAGGAGTACGACGATCTCTTCAAGCCCGAGAACCGACAGCAGGCGGTTTACTGCTGTTCCGAGCTGGTCTTGAACGCCCTCAAGAACGTCGAGGACTGTTTATATTACATGGCTGGCATGCGCGAGCAGTCGGTGTTCAACTTTGTGGCCATTCCGCAGACCATGGCCATTGCGACGTTGGAGCTCGTGTTCCAGAACCCCAAGATATTCGAGCGTAACGTCAAGATCACAAAGGGCGATGCCTGCCGGATCATGCTGAGGTCAACGCAGAACCTGAGGCTGGTCACGGATCTCTTCAAGGAGTACACCCGAAAGATACATCAGAAGAACGACCCCCGTGATCCAAACTACGCCGCTATCAGCGCACAATGTGGAAAG ATTGAGCAGTTCATCGAGACGATATTCCCGTCGCAAGATCCCAAGGTTCTCGAGATGGCACAGAAGGACGTCAAGATGTCGGAAAAGCCAGGCATGGACACATCCGAGGCTGTCGTACTTATCCTGGCTGTGATCGCCATGTTTGTGTTTTCGGGAGGGCTGATG GTTGGTCTCGCTTGGCTCATGGGTGCCCAGTTCAACAACTTCTTCAGCAGTATCGACGCCGGCATGAAGCCGTCGCCACTACCGTCAGGTCACCAGGAGCTCTGA
- a CDS encoding DnaJ domain-containing protein gives MVVDTAYYDTLGVQPTATELEIKKAYRKLAIVHHPDKNPNDPNAHEKFQEIGEAYQVLSDQDLRKAYDKYGKDHAKPTEGFADPAEFFTSIFGGDAFVDWIGEISLMKDLTATMDITLSEEQEAEEAAAAAAAAGGAGAAGAAGTAAGATDAEFPGTDEAMKESMKTGAAPGAAPAADHTTGAPAPPPPTVVVEDEKAGAAAPAAAGAAPSPSPTPSRTSTPGPSGRSTPGKHAIPLRPALMDRPSDSSELGTTEEERNLRAKGKKASLSKEQREQLAAYERERARIRQERVDTLAQKLIDRISIWTETDKGADVTAAFKEKTRLEVENLKMESFGLDILHAIGQTYVAKATSLLRSQKLFGISGFFSRIKDKGTIVKETWNTISSAIDAQQSMEEMARAEEKGGEDWTDEKKMEYERRVTGKILTAAWRGSKFEIQSVLREVCDAVLNDKKVPLAKRLERAQALVIVGDICAKAARTPEEEGDYMAFEQLVAEAAMKKDKKEKEKDKKDDKTPGKKDDKSAAAAETAANAPNVPEAGKS, from the exons ATGGTCGTCGACACCGCGTACTACGACACGCTCGGCGTGCAGCCGACGGCGACGGAGCTCGAGATTAAAAAGGCGTACCGCAAGCTCGCCATCGTGCACCACCCGGACAAAAACCCCAACGACCCCAACGCGCACGAGAAGTTCCAGGAGATTGGCGAGGCATACCAGGTTCTGTCGGACCAGGACCTGCGCAAGGCCTACGACAAGTATGGCAAGGACCACGCCAAGCCGACCGAGGGCTTCGCCGACCCGGCTGAGTTCTTCACCAGCATCTTTGGCGGCGACGCCTTTGTCGACTGGATCGGAGAGATCAGCCTCATGAAGGACCTGACCGCCACCATGGACATCACGCTCAGCGAGGAgcaggaggccgaggaggccgctgctgccgccgctgctgcgggtGGTGCTGGCGCTGCTGGTGCCGCGGGGACGGCTGCGGGTGCTACGGATGCAGAGTTCCCCGGTACGGATGAGGCGATGAAGGAGAGCATGAAGACGGGCGCGGCGCCAGGTGCTGCCCCCGCTGCAGACCACACCACCGGCGCGCcggcaccaccgccgccgacggTAGTAGTCGAGGATGAAAAGGCGGGTGCGGCAGCACCTGCCGCGGCCGGGGCCGCCCCGAGCCCGTCGCCGACACCATCTCGCACATCAACACCAGGGCCTTCCGGGCGGTCAACTCCCGGAAAGCACGCGATCCCGCTCCGGCCGGCGCTGATGGACAGGCCATCAGACTCGTCGGAGCTGGGCACGACGGAGGAGGAGAGGAACCTGCGggccaagggcaagaaggcgAGTCTGAGCAAGGAGCAGCGGGAGCAGCTGGCGGCGTACGAGCGGGAGCGGGCGCGCATCCGACAGGAGAGGGTGGACACGCTGGCGCAGAAACTCATTGACCGCATCAGCATCTGGACCGAGACGGACAAAGGCGCGGACGTGACGGCGGCGTTCAAGGAGAAGACGCGACTCGAGGTAGAGAACCTCAAGATGGAATCGTTCGGCCTCGACATCCTGCACGCCATCGGTCAGACGTACGTGGCCAAGGCCACCAGCCTGCTGCGGAGCCAGAAGCTGTTTGGCATCAGCGGCTTCTTCAGCCGGATCAAGGACAAGGGCACCATCGTCAAGGAGACGTGGAACACCATCAGCTCGGCCATCGACGCGCAGCAGAGCATGGAGGAGATGGCCCGCGCCGAGGAGAAGGGCGGCGAGGACTGGACCGACGAGAAGAAGATGGAGTACGAGAGGCGGGTCACGGGCAAGATCCTGACGGCGGCCTGGAGGGGTAGCAAGTTTGAGATCCAGAGCGTGCTGCGCGAGGTGTGCGACGCCGTGCTCAACGACAAGAAGGTGCCTTTGGCTAAGAGGCTGGAGAGGGCTCAGGCGTTGGTGATTGTCGGCGATATTTGCGCAAAG GCTGCACGAACCCCCGAAGAAGAGGGCGACTACATGGCCTTTGAGCAGCtcgtggccgaggcggccatgaagaaggacaagaaggaaaaggaaaaggacaagaaggatgACAAGACCCCGGGCAAGAAGGATGACAAGTCGGCAGCTGCCGCAGAGACTGCGGCAAACGCTCCCAATGTTCCCGAGGCTGGCAAGTCGTAA